tcttaattggcttcaggtgtcttaattgacctggagcagcttccatttcacttatcctggtaccagagatttgtttagcctggagctaatatatctatctcccactacttttctatagccatctggccttgccccgtcacatatctcccctgctctgctcaacaccatagagttgggcaacttgggatgcCAGGCAGTATGCTCGTGACAGACCATCAGTGTTGCCATGctggcatccagccctgtgctgtatgcggaactggaatggttggagggataagaactacctggtgacccttgcattcttttccttattccgctgcatccactggaggggtgcatggtccatcacaagagtaaatcgccagcctaagaggtaataacgcagtgtctccatagcccatttgacagcaaggcattctctctcgactactgcgtatttctgttctcttgggagaagctttctgcttagtTAGAGGATCGGGTATTCCTCCtctcccaccatttgcgacagaactgcccccaaccccacctcggaagtgtctgtttgtaaaataaattccctgttaaagtccGGGGCTATGAGTATGGGATCATTACAGAGGGTCGTCTGAAGGTCTGTAAGTGCCCCCTCTGCTGCGTcggtccactttaccatgtctggacctcgggccttcaccaggtccgttaggggacttgccctagtggcgaagtggggaataaaaTGTTGGTAGTAGCCTACCATGCCTAGGAATGCACGGACCTGCTTCTTTCTGGTCGgctggggccagttttgaattgcctctagcttattcatttggggcttcactatgccccttcccacaatatatcccaggtacctagcctctgctagccctatggcgCATTTAGTgggattagcagtgaggccagcctgccttaaggtgcgcagtactgcctcaactttctccaagtgggttccccagtctggtgtatggatgatgacatcatctaggtatgcagctgcataactagtatggggacgcagcagcttatccatgaggcgctggaatgtggctggggccccatgtagcccaaaagggaggacggtgtactgCAATAGCCCATCCggggtggagaatgctgtcttttctttagcttctttggtcagaggaatctgccagtaccctttcatcagatccagtgtagtcaagaatcgggcactaccagtcggtcaaccagttcgtcgatgcatggtatggggtatgcatcaaagtgggatatttcattcagtcggtgaaagtcattacagaatcttATGGTACCATCAGGTTTAGGCACTAAAACaattggactggaccactgactgtaagattcttcaataacccctaattctaacattttctttacttcagccttgatttcttctcttttggctgctgggattcggtagggtctcaatgttaccttggctccgGGGATCGTGcggatatggtgataggtctcagtcgtccgccctggttttgtagagaacacatctcggttgcgattaatcatgttggctgcctcgatcttttggatcggcgtcaagtcggatgatatcctcacttgcttgtgtaagttatcctcctggggaagggtctcctgcatgactaagcatgcctctcgatcgtgccaaggttttagaagattgCTGTGGTAAATTTGTTCCGATTTCCGGCAGCCTATCCCAAGGCTTCGATTACTTCGTAGGGTCCCTCCCACTGGGCCAACcgtttactttctgctgtgggcaccagtatCATCACCCGGTCCCCTGGTTAGAACCGTTGAAGCTTCacttggtggttataatgggcttgttgggtctcctgtgctctctccaagtgttcccgtacaatgggcgtaactcgggctatccgatctctcatctgcagtacatgctcaactatATTCCTTccgggatttggctcctcttcccaggcttctctggctatatccaatATGCCCCGAGGGTGGCGCCCATATAGTAGTTCGGATGGAGAGAAACCCGTGGAGGCTTGCGGAACCTCCCggatggcgaacatgaggtaaggcaatagAGTATCCCAACCTTTCCTATcccggctcaccactttcctgatcatggccttgagggtcctattgaatctttccacaaggccatctgtttgcgggtggtatacagagatccgtagggcttgtacatggagcaatgaacagagatctttcatcaacttggacacGAAAGGTGTCTCTTGACCAGTCAgtatctccttgggtagcccaacccgggcaaagatctgtactagctccttagctattgtcttggaagctgtgttgcgTAGGGGAACATCTTCTGGGTACCGGCttgcatagtccagtacaacaagcacatgttggtggccccgagatgtcttctctaggggccctaccagatccatggctatccgttcgaaaggaacctctattattggaagaggtatcaaaggagccCACAAGTATGGGCGAGGgctatgtaactgacactccggacaagaggtgcagtatcaccggacatcttcatgtactcctggccagaagaacctcctcaggatccgtgcctgggttttctctatccctaggtgtcctccaaacaggtgactgtgggcaagactcagtatggctttttgatgtttttgtggcaccagaagttgttgtatctcttgctcctgcatttgcaccacgcggtacaggagatctttcttcactataaagtaaggtccgGGACCCCGGACCTTCCCATCCACGGGTATCCCATCGATCtcggccacctctttcctggcattatcatatctggggtcctccGCCTGGTCCCGCCCAAAAGTGTCTCTCCGAGGACTCACCTGCCCAAGCTCCAAGGGGCTGGTTTCTGCTTCTTCCAATGGCTCGCCGCTgtcatggctgggggcagcctctggctcaccttctgtggtggaagtttctctgttggctgctcgcATCCATCTGCCTAATagggaggtcttctggccctgggtcaggatccgggttcccaaggccttcgcagccttcctctctttttttgtcttccggggggctgagaacagttcctgagaaatctcagcgaaCATCGGGGGTTGACATTCCCCCGGTGACAAGTCTctgtcctcagggtccccacctccctcctgcctctccggggggagtaaattatcaaaccctggataatccctcccaatgactacaggatatgggagtttaggaactacgcccacggtcacctcaatggggtttccctgaacctctgtctccactgggatggtggggtaatggctcatGGCCCAATGCATGCACATCACTGCTACGCGTTTAGATTGTAACAGCTGActactttttaccagcttacccgatatgagggtgatagcactcccagagtccacaagctCTGTgatctctgctccatttatcctcactggcctggtgtaattAGCTGGGCTAATGCAACCCCCGcgaggtggataagggagcatgggacctcccaatccgccaagttacattgcatacgctcctcggtgctgggacactgtgctgctatgtgtcctCACTCCCCACATacataacatctataattgcttttaatcactcccctatccCTGGGGCTAAGGGTTTAGTCCCGGGGTTCCCCCCCctcaggccaatcccttccttctggggtccccGCTGGTTTTTGGCCCCCCCtttcttccacctaggactcgccgggggtttggctgcccaaccttccagaGTTGGGGTCGGGTGCTTGCttcgaaaggggccttccttgggtagtcgggtcagttccctggctgtcatccatctttctaccagtgtgatcatctcgtcATACGTGGACGGATtgttctggcctacccatttgcggagatctggcGGCAGTCCCCACATGTAATGGTCTATGATCAGgatctccaaaatctcctccagcCTGCACACCTCGGGCTGTAACCACTTCTGCGCGAGGTGTATGAGGtcaaatagctgggacctcgggggtttgttctcctggtatttccactcataGAACCTCTGGGCCCTTACTGCTGCCGTTACCCCTgatcgtgctaggatctctgccttcagatgggtatagtcagtggcatccgtggcaggcaagtcaaagtaggccttctgggcctctccacacaaaaaaggggcgagaatgctggcccactgctcctggggccacgcctcatgctgagcagtccttttgaatgagaggagatatgcctctacatcatctcctgacgtcatctttggcagacaaccagtggccctcagggttcaCGTCCCGTCGGACCCCCGGGCCTGGGTGATGAGGATCTTCAGCTGatccaccacctctctcaagagggcacgATCTTGGGTCGCCTAGCTCATCAGtaattgattggtttcctgctgtagccgcatagactcctgttgtgccattgcctgaacccaggtggcctcctgctgggctgccgtggcttgtaccagagctcttaccacctcctccattgtggtacaaagcaaacaaacaaaccaaaccaaaaaaaaatccaaaaccccagtgcactttttttttaaaaacctctttctTCCGCCACGCTGTGAACGAAATCCCACTTCTCACACcaattgtgacaaagctctgtccttgcctccatgggtcccgcatttcctggcggatttctctagcctcagaggctcactgtgaccctccacgtaacccttttctctctagagacaagggtcacagtctactgagccattttcatcataagccagtgaggagaagttatcttccttgcacagtctctgttgtctcccagtctcagtgattaatcaggaggCAAAGGTTcggggggggagcccaggtccaccctctactctgggctccagcccatggACCCTATTAGTATCAGctgtggtagctgaccttttagaaacatgacatgtacaattccctgggctacttcccccacacagcagccctcacttcctcaagctccacttcacccttacctcagggcctccttccttgtgcctgatatggtgtgtactactcagcctctccaacaacGCAACTTCTTCCTACatctcctgacatccacacccacctgactaactgggaggcttttaactagtttcagccagcccctaattggcttcaggtgtcccaatcaacctagcattctccctgccttctggaaagttcttaattggcttcaggtgtcttaattgacctggagcagcttccatttcacttatcctggtaccagagatttgtttagcctggagctaatatatctatctcccactacttttctatagccatctggccttgtccCGTCACAGTGGTTATAGCCAAAGTCCTGCATGCTCTGTTGGACCTAAATTTTATGGCAATATATCCCATGGCCTGGTTATTTCTATGGAACTCTGGTATAGCATTCTGGAAATTCTGTAGCCATATCagctaaaattaaaaatagagatCTTaactgaattaaatatgaaaatgaatactACAATCAGTCTTCAGTATCCCTTGTGTTATTTATTTTCATACTAAATTCACTTAATTTTATTCTGCCCTTACATTTTGAATGTGGTGCTAATTTTTATGTTGACAACGTAACTACATTGCACAAGGTCTCAGTAGGAAAAGCTGGTGAGCTAATAGGAGGCAGCTGGGGCTTCTGGCACATAGGAATTTGTGAGAGGCAGTGTGAGGTAGTTGGGGAAGTTGAATGTTTCTGGTAAAATATCAATAGTGAAATAGCTGACATTTTAGATTTGctttgctgggtttcagagtgaATAGCACATTGATATACATGGGATAAATGGGAGAAGTTCAAACATCTGAGACGTATCGTTCCAGGTTATCTGTGGATTCAGGCAGATGCCAGTGCATCAGTTATGCTCATGTCCTGTTTGGAAGGGTTTTTGATTTggttctctctttttatttttttaatttttttggtaacTGTAAAGAGTTagaaaagtcatttaaaaagaCAGAAATCTTCCATTCTGAAGTACAATTTTTCAGCAACAGGTAGGTtctgtgcagggctggctccagcttttttgctgccccaaatggcaaaggagaaaaaaaaaacaagcctggCTCAGCTGCCGCCGAAGTGTTGcgaaagaggaagagagggactgcagggcccgccgccgaagacctggacatgccgcccctttctattggctaCCCCAGGCACtggcttccttcgctggtgcctggagccggccctggttctGTGGCAAATGCTATGGAACATGGAATATACAGTGCCTTGATTATAACATGTCTTTGGTGGTATTATAAGGCAGTGGAGCAGCTGTGTCAGTTTATCAGATTGCAGGCTCAGCTATATCAGTCTGCCACCTGGCTATTCCAGTTCTAAGACCCAATATAACTCTGCATGCTCATCATTCTGACCTATAGCAATCTAGATTTAAGTGCACCCCAATGTGGCAGATCTGAGCCCTGGCAAAAATTcaattaataatttaatatttatctaaggctctcaaagtgctttacagacattaactaaTGAATTAATTTGTCCTTCCAATGGCTTTCTTGAGCTTAGTAttaatattcccattttatacccggggagactgaggcatggagcagatAAGTGACTTagacaaggtcacacagcaagtcaagaGTATTGTAAGACTTGACtcactaatgtttgtaaagtgctttgagattctttgaTTAAATGCACTATATAAGTGCAAACTATTAATACAATTTCTGTAGttagcttattttaaaatgtgcccaTCCATAGCTCGTAGCACATGTACACATGTTACTTGGTATTATTTTGATTGTCTCAAATTTTAATTAGGTAaatcaaagaaacaaagaaaaacaaagaaaaaaatacttaacATTGGTCTGATCTAAACCCCAGTGAAATCAAGaaatccattgacatcaatggattTTGGAGCAGGTCCTATGGGATGCATTGCAGTTTAAACCTTGTAGGTTATTGAAAGCATCTGATACTTTTATATTTCATACCTGTAGGTAAAATCCTGGTAAGCAGTGAAATGGGAATCAGTCGCTCGGCTGTGCTGGTGGCTGCTTACCTGATGATCTTCCACCACATGACCATCTTAGAGGCCCTGCTGACTATAAGGAAGAAGCGTGCCATTTATCCCAATGACGGCTTCCTGAAACAGCTCAGGGAGCTCAATGAGAAGTTGCTGGAGGAACGAGAGCAGGAAGACGCTGGGGATGACGATGACACAGCCAGCCAGAATTCTGTCATCGAAGCAGGGACCCATTCCCTGCTGTCTGGAGTGGAGGTCTCTGGGAGTGTCATGGGAGCCAAAGTGCACTCCATCACAGTAGAGGAAGAGGATACCAACAGCATTCTGGGAAGTGTCATGAGTTCTTCATCCATGGGAAAAGTTAGCTTGGTTTCCAAAAAGCCCACTCTGatcagtgaggaggaggaggaacagctGTATGAGGAATGGAGGCAGAAGCAAGGCCTGCCAACAAGGGAACCACCAAATCAGGATGTGGAAAGCACGCCTCCAAAACTTCCAGATCAGGGAGAAGAAGAATCTGAAGAGAATGTGGAACAGATGATTCAAGAGTGGCAGAGTCGAAATGCAAAATATGAAAAGGAAGGTTATTGGCTATCCAGGGAGGAGGATGGAGTCTCCAACATGGGAGAAAGGCCGTATCCTTCAAGTGAACTGGGTGACGTGGAGAGTGTGAGTAGCCTTGACATCCGAATCCTGAAGCAACAACTGGAAGCCAGCAGCATCAACAGGCTGAGGAGGGGCCGCACAGACTCTGTGTCTACGGAAAGCACCTGGGATATGTGGAACCAGAGGCTGCTGGAGATTGAGAAGGAAGCTGCTCAGAGATACCGTTCCAGGAATAAAAGTGGTGATGATAgtccagaaccagaaccagaaccaggaagaaagggaagagatgTGGATGTGGAGAGTGTTATCTCGGACACCAGCTCCTTTCATAACTTCTGCAAAAAGAACAAAGACAAGCTGACCCCTCTTGAAAGGTGGAAGATCAAGAGAATCCAATTTGGCTTTCACAAGAAGGATTTAGAATCTTCTGTGTCCCCCAAGATGGAAGATGGCAGCCAGCCAGTAGAGGAGGCAGCAGAAGAAGAGAAGGATCTATCCGATGTCAACCTGACAGCTTACCAGGCCTGGAAAATAAAACACCAGAAGAGGGTGGGCAATGAGAACAAGGATGATATTGTGGAGCTTGCCAAGTGCGAAGATTCTGCTTCAGCCAAAAGGAAGCAGAGGAGAATGGAGTTacttgaacattcaaaaaagatcCTGGAAGAAAGCCAGTCCCTGTGCAGCTGGGAGACAGAGAGCGCAATGAGTGGGAGCATCCCGCTGTCATCTCTTTGGTCCTCAGCACCTTCCATAAGCGGTGCTGAGGATTCAGCTTCTTCACTGAGCATACAGAGCAACCGGTCATCTTTACCTCAGAACAGAAGCAGTGCTGGGGCTATGCAACCCCAAATGCCAGCTATACCTCTGCCCAACATCCCAGTTGGCCAGGGTGATGCAATATCCATGGCCAGCATTCAGAACTGGATTGCCAGTGTGGTTAGTGAAACCATTGCTCAGAAACAAAATGAGATAAGGATGTTGTCCCACCCGCCCTCCACATTGGCCTCCAGCATTAAGTCAGGTGACTTTGGCAGATGCCTCGACGATGACAAGGCCTCCCTTCTCAGTGCACAGAGTGGCTTGTCTGTAGCTAGCTCTCTGCTCCGCCAGAGGGACATGAACGGTGCTGACACCCAGTCCATTCTGTCTTCCAATGCCTCAATGAGCGTGAGGACAGGAGGGTCTAGCTCAAGCATGAGGGGGACTCAAACAAGCAAGCCACTGTACAGCCTCTTTGCAGATGACATTGACCTGAAAAAACTCAGCCGGAAGGAGAAGGAGATGCAAATGGAGATGAGAGAAAAAATGTCAGATTATCAAATTGAGAAGCTTGTCAGAGACAACAAGCGCAGCACTTTATTTAAGAAGAAGAaggcccagggagaagatgaagAAGAGAAAGTTGAAGACAACACAGAGAACACAATAGGTGGCATTCGGTACCCCTTCCAAACAGATCTTGACAGAACTGATACAGCTTCTGCTTTCTCCGGTCAGTTTGCAAATACTGGTACCAGGAATTCAGAGGTGGACACCAATGTTAATAAGTGGCTGAGTGGCCTGAAAGCAGAAGGAAAGACATCATATCATGACCATGCTGAAAAGGCTAGAGAGAAATACAATAGATCATCCACTCTCAGAGAGGTGGACTCTGAAGCATGCAAGTATAGCTTCTCCAGATCCCAAAGTGAAGAGGTGGATAGTTCTTCTTCCTATCAGTGTAAAGGTGATTCACTGAGAACCACATCAAGATTTTCCTCTACCTCTGCAAAAGAGGACAAGGAAATGTACAAGTTCACACGAACAAAGGTCAGAGAGACAAGTTCTAGGGAAGAAAGCCCAGAGCCATCCTATGATTCTGAATCCCCAGGACCATCAACGCAGAGTCGAGTCAGATCCCGTCACTTGGAAAAATCTGAAGAGGAGTCTAGTTCCAACATGTCAGAATTTGGAGCAAAGAGAAAGTTCATTCAGAGTTTTTCAAAGTCTGAAGAGGACGGAGACAGAGAAGAGAAGGTGGaagaaagagaagagaggttTGCATCAAGGCAATTCTCACAGTACAGACGAAGCACCCACAAGGAAGAAGAAATGGATGATGATGCCATTATTGCTGCCTGGAGAAGCCGGCAAGAAGAAACTAAGGCAAAGCTCCGGCGAAGAAGAGAGGAATGACTGAGGACAAGGTTGTTAAGGCACCATCAGGACTGAAGTGGGGTCCCAGCCTCAGCAGGCGTCCCAGACACAGATGTCTCACCTGAATCACTCATCATTATATTTCAGATCATCTTTCATGATTTCCAGGGCACTGCTGATGTCCTGCAGAAGCTTTCTTCACCTTAATCAACAGACTTGGAGGAAGAAGGTTAATCACTTGAAGTGTTTGTGGTTTGTCAAAAAGAAGAAGCTTGTGCTAAATGATTAGCATAGGTGTAAATAAATCTTTAGGAGACACTTGTAGCTGGAGAATATTTTAGTAACAATAGCAGGTAAAGCTATTCTGCCCCCTGACCCACAAGTCAAGAGTTTGGGGGGgcgggatagcttagtggtttgagcatgggcctgctaaacccaaggttgtgagttcaatccttgagggggccatttagggatctggggcaaaaattggggactggtcctgctttgagcagggggttggactagataacctcctgaggtcccttccaactctgatattctatggtcAGGTCTTGTTTTGATTATTTCACTTTTCTGGAGTCATTAAAGAGTCACTAGCATTATTTCTAGCTTTGTTTTGATTATAAATGGGGGGATAGGGAACTAACAACCTTCTCTAGATGCTTGACAGTGTGGTTTCATTTCTTATCAGCATTGCTTTTttgatgtggaaaatattgaggggttttttttagtacAGTATGCCTTTTCTTATTAAGCACAAGCCAATTTGGCTTTTTTATGTGTACTTCATCAGTGTCATGAATATCAGCATGATTTTGGGGAATACATTTAACGTTTGCTCCACTGAGTAGCTGCAGCAGGACAAAATATCCATTAAATGTAGCTATTGTGGGGATTTATATTTTAGGGTTTCTTAATTTATTTGCTGTCAATTGGTTGAGACTACAGGGAAGAAAGCGACTTTGAAACTCAAGAATAGTCCCATACTGTATATAGCATAAGGCCAAACTGTGAAATTACTACTTGACAGTGTCTgacccttttaaaaattattatatttaGGGTGGTGGATCTTGACATGTATATAGTAGAGCTAACATAACCTATATAGTAAcaagaaaagaactagataagttcatggaggatatgtccatcagtggctattagccagaatggacaaggatggtgtccctagcctctgtttgccagaagctgggaatgggcgatggggatggatcacttgatgattacctgttctggtcattccctctggggcatctggcattggccactgtcggaagacaggatattgggctagttggacctttggtctgacccagtatggctgctcttatattcttatgttctaagaatGCATCCTCCTTGTTAGAAGTTTAATACACTAATGGATCTGTCTGTGTAATACCACTGCCCACAACTGGATGGAATTAGACCCAGCCCAATGTGATTATGTCTCCTACTAGTTGCTTGAGGTCTACAAGAGGGAAAAATACTTAATACTATTGACTGCTTAGTAGTCTTAATAATGGATATTCTGATCTCGTTCAAAAGGTAGAAGTGTGTTTTGAAGGATAGGTCTTGAGTTCAATTTGACTCATGCATGTATGCAGTTCAGCTGGTGCCTGTCTGTTATGTCTGTAGTCCGATtgtgtcttttattatttttcagcaTTATTGCCTGAAATAAAGGGTGGTACTCATACCAATCTCTGGTAATAAACAAATGGGTGACTAATATATGCTGAAATACAACATGCAAAGACTACAGCCCTAAGAGAAAATCTTATTTCTGTTGAATGATAACTCTGTGGTAATTTCACAATTATTTTCAAGAGATGGCAGTTGTAATTGGCCTCTGGGTTAAAGTCAGCATGCTCCATGTTCATTTACTTCAGAGACCCTGGTTCTAATCCTTGCCATGGTGTGCTGAATCCTATGAAGTTCCATGTGACAAGACAACGCATCTAGACACCACTGTAGGAGTTATTTGTGTGGACTGTACATCACTTTAAACCTCTTACACATGAAGACACTTACTATTTGGCTGAATAATATAATATGTTACCAGCCAAATTTCCCATTTTCCCCTCAAATCTTATCTCAAAATACCTTTAGACAACTTCCATCACTGATCTCCACTCTGGAATTATCTGCTCCCTCTCCTGTTTAGATTATATTTTGAAACACCAGACACCTCCGCAACAGCATTCCTAAAACTAAATACAAGTAGAAACCCAGGTAGAGACCTGTCATTGGTGTAATAGTCTTCCCTCAAAAATAGTTTTGTCTTTCTGTGTCTTTTCATCTCATCTCCCTTTCTCCATGATTTTGAGAGATAGATATTGTTATGATTTTATCACTTCTCAGTGTGGTAACTCCCTAATATGAATTGTAAGCAACACAAGGCATGGACTTTATCTTCCTACTTGTCTGTGTGGTGCCATGCACATCAGCAGTGTTATCTACATAATAATTAATGTTAAAATgtgtctgtctttttaaaaattcagtagaAGCTTAGAACCATTTCACTCAACTATCCCTCATTGACTGGACTTCTGGATCTGTTAGATGTAAGGATCCAAGATGAGGTTAACCACTAGAGGGTCAGCGATCTATGAGTGAAGGGGCTTCTCAAAATCACATgattaaacaataacagaaggAGAGAAATAAGAGAAGGAACAGATTTTacttattttgtttctttgcagTAAATTCagattacatttttcatttaaactgGATCCCAGGGCTGTTGCAGAATTAAATTATTCAAGACAGAGGACAGTACATGATCATATAACAAGCCTGAAATGCTCCACCCTGTTAGCAAGTTTTGACCCTTCTGGGAAAGGATTAAGTGGGTTTTGCTGACTCACTGAGGTAGGTGGCTTATTACTGCACTTGCATAAAAGGGGAATGGAAATGGCTGTCTGGGGAGACAACCTAGGATGTGGGCTGAGCAGTCATGAGAGAAACCTGAGAAGCAGCTGAACTTTCTTTTCTTATTGCTGGTATCTTTGTTAATAAAGCCAAACCCCCAAAGCAGGAAGGGGGTGATTTTGGACTCTACACATTTTGTGGACTGTGTCTGAAAGCATATTGGGAAAGGCTCCAGCTCACTGGTATAAATTACATGAAACAGTGACATAAAGGCCTTGCATGGTGAAAATATTAAAGCATTCAGTCATAAGGCCAATAACCAAGAGGGAGAGAAATGAAGAGGTCTGGAGGCAGGGTAGAAAAGTCAGATTTTAAGATGAGAATTTAAACAGAGATAAAGAGGAGAGATACACAAAGACTGTTTCAGGCAACCAGAGTTGATGAGGGATTGGCTTTTATACTAACTGCAATCGTCTGGTGCTAGATTAGTGGACTAGATAGGTATCCAAAATGTATCCAGGCAGACTACCTTTCTGTGACCCTCCGATAATGCCtcagcttcctcctccccacaatcCTTCAGTGAAAGTGAGCAAGAAGGCACTTGGACTGGGATTGATGTTTTTGTACAGCTTCACATGCCTGCTGCATGCAGGAGGGTTTGACTTTTGTCATTTTGGAATgcggggaagggcagggaggtTCACATGACCAGTTTTACCCTAAAGTACCCTCAGTACTCTAGAACTGAAGGCACCCAAAGCTGCATTAGTCCCAAAGTATTTCAAAATCA
The Eretmochelys imbricata isolate rEreImb1 chromosome 1, rEreImb1.hap1, whole genome shotgun sequence DNA segment above includes these coding regions:
- the STYXL2 gene encoding serine/threonine/tyrosine-interacting-like protein 2, whose translation is MASSKDSDSEQVVPDEEDRPDVKAVQARYLRSPSPSQYSVISDTETESIFMEPIHLSSAVAAKQIINEELKTKEVKVDSVCPGMLESAEQLLVEDLYNRVKEKIDDTSLFNTPCVMDLQRALMKDRLESPWDPVDEVWPNVFIAEKSVAVNKGRLKRLGISHILNAAHGTGVYTGPDFYNGLNIQYLGIEVDDFPEMDISKHFHQAAEFLDEALLTYRGKILVSSEMGISRSAVLVAAYLMIFHHMTILEALLTIRKKRAIYPNDGFLKQLRELNEKLLEEREQEDAGDDDDTASQNSVIEAGTHSLLSGVEVSGSVMGAKVHSITVEEEDTNSILGSVMSSSSMGKVSLVSKKPTLISEEEEEQLYEEWRQKQGLPTREPPNQDVESTPPKLPDQGEEESEENVEQMIQEWQSRNAKYEKEGYWLSREEDGVSNMGERPYPSSELGDVESVSSLDIRILKQQLEASSINRLRRGRTDSVSTESTWDMWNQRLLEIEKEAAQRYRSRNKSGDDSPEPEPEPGRKGRDVDVESVISDTSSFHNFCKKNKDKLTPLERWKIKRIQFGFHKKDLESSVSPKMEDGSQPVEEAAEEEKDLSDVNLTAYQAWKIKHQKRVGNENKDDIVELAKCEDSASAKRKQRRMELLEHSKKILEESQSLCSWETESAMSGSIPLSSLWSSAPSISGAEDSASSLSIQSNRSSLPQNRSSAGAMQPQMPAIPLPNIPVGQGDAISMASIQNWIASVVSETIAQKQNEIRMLSHPPSTLASSIKSGDFGRCLDDDKASLLSAQSGLSVASSLLRQRDMNGADTQSILSSNASMSVRTGGSSSSMRGTQTSKPLYSLFADDIDLKKLSRKEKEMQMEMREKMSDYQIEKLVRDNKRSTLFKKKKAQGEDEEEKVEDNTENTIGGIRYPFQTDLDRTDTASAFSGQFANTGTRNSEVDTNVNKWLSGLKAEGKTSYHDHAEKAREKYNRSSTLREVDSEACKYSFSRSQSEEVDSSSSYQCKGDSLRTTSRFSSTSAKEDKEMYKFTRTKVRETSSREESPEPSYDSESPGPSTQSRVRSRHLEKSEEESSSNMSEFGAKRKFIQSFSKSEEDGDREEKVEEREERFASRQFSQYRRSTHKEEEMDDDAIIAAWRSRQEETKAKLRRRREE